Proteins co-encoded in one Dasypus novemcinctus isolate mDasNov1 chromosome 18, mDasNov1.1.hap2, whole genome shotgun sequence genomic window:
- the LGALS7 gene encoding galectin-7 codes for MAESYTIPHKTSLPEGVRVGTVMRIRGVVPKPGRFHVNLLCSEEQGTDAALHFNPRLDTAEVVFNSLERGSWGPEERGPGIPFQNGQPFEVLLIAAEDGFKTVVGDSPFHVFRHRMPLARVRALEVGGDVQLHSVRIF; via the exons ATGGCGGAGAGCTAT ACTATCCCCCACAAGACCTCGCTGCCCGAGGGTGTCCGCGTGGGCACCGTGATGAGGATCCGCGGCGTGGTCCCCAAGCCTGGCAG GTTCCATGTGAACCTGCTGTGCAGCGAGGAGCAGGGCACGGACGCCGCGCTGCACTTCAACCCGCGGCTGGACACGGCCGAGGTGGTCTTCAACAGCCTGGAGCGCGGCTCCTGGGGCCCGGAGGAGCGCGGCCCGGGCATCCCCTTCCAGAACGGGCAGCCCTTCGAGGTCCTCCTCATCGCCGCCGAGGACGGCTTCAAG ACCGTGGTGGGGGACTCGCCGTTCCACGTCTTCCGGCACCGGATGCCGCTGGCGCGCGTGCGCGCGCTGGAGGTGGGCGGGGACGTGCAGCTGCACTCGGTGCGGATCTTCTGA